The Indicator indicator isolate 239-I01 chromosome 38, UM_Iind_1.1, whole genome shotgun sequence genome window below encodes:
- the LOC128978640 gene encoding bcl-2-binding component 3, isoforms 3/4-like, with product MHPCSGTRGRPALSQPHRLAHSESRRGPPALRARGPHRCLAELPAATEPVRDRPQHRRPQPAPSDQEMGWHRKSRREHRPRQRGRPGQAALHTTTRSGATEERGRGPLVPQRSGGTQALWRAAGKGRRNGGRGPAAQGTLGSGGSRSARGGNYNSRHAARHGPRGRGAPVRWCRGTGPGAVGSVAAPPAASVALAVPRRAEGTLGRILPTPGGMAAEILSARSLGLRFAAVVSVYFRDCALKLGTFLSK from the coding sequence ATGCACCCGTGCAGCGGCACCCGGGGCCGGCCGGCCTTGTCGCAGCCCCACCGGCTTGCCCACAGCGAGTCACGGCGGGGGCCGCCTGCGCTCAGGGCCCGGGGCCCGCATCGTTGCTTGGCGGAGCTCCCGGCGGCCACCGAGCCCGTCAGGGACCGACCCCAGCACCGCCGCCCCCAGCCGGCCCCATCCGACCAGGAAATGGGCTGGCACAGGAAGTCCCGGCGGGAGCACCGCCCCCGGCAGCGCGGACGACCCGGCCAGGCCGCCCTTCACACCACCACCCGCAGCGGAGCCACCGAAGAGCGCGGCCGCGGCCCTCTCGTCCCACAGCGCAGCGGAGGGACCCAAGCCCTATGGCGGGCAGCGGGGAAGGGCAGGCGGAATGGCGGCCGCGGCCCGGCCGCGCAGGGCACGCTGGGTAGCGGCGGGTCCCGCTCAGCCCGCGGCGGGAACTACAACTCCCGGCATGCAGCGCGGCACGGCCCGCGCGGGCGGGGGGCGCCGGTCCGGTGGTGCCGCGGGACAGGGCCTGGTGCCGTGGGGTCTGTCGCAGCCCCGCCGGCGGCAAGTGTGGCTCTGGCGGTCCCTCGGAGAGCGGAGGGAACCCTGGGCCGTATCCTCCCCACGCCGGGAGGGATGGCCGCAGAAATCCTGTCAGCGAGGAGCCTCGGCCTGCGCTTTGCCGCGGTGGTTTCCGTTTATTTTAGAGACTGTGCCCTTAAACTTGGCACTTTCCTGTCAAAATAA